In one window of Laspinema palackyanum D2c DNA:
- the nusA gene encoding transcription termination/antitermination protein NusA, with protein sequence MSMVSLPGLRSLLDTMSQQRSLPPLAVQAALKAALLKGYERYRRTQVRNDEDFPEDYFENFAVKLDLKAEGFRVTATKTVVETVEDSDREIPLDLAIKKGAKVKLGDRVIVDVTPNQGDFGRLAALQTKTVLTQKLQEQQCKYIQETFADRKGTVLVGKVLKSDARGVVLGVSGGAGHPLVEAELPKYEKLPNDDYQEGAQLKVYLKKVFDRPSSKPMLRVSRATSYLVSGLFSDRVPEIRQAIVEIKGVARDSIPTKPDIAPRTKIAVHSLDPEVDPVAACIGKLGEHLNAIAQEIPGEKIEVIPWSEDPATYIANALAPAQVEGAIALDVENQSAEVLVPLDQLAVALGPDDQNLQLASRLTEWKITLKPLPEP encoded by the coding sequence ATGTCGATGGTCAGTCTTCCCGGACTCCGATCGCTGCTTGATACGATGAGTCAACAGCGCTCTTTGCCGCCCCTTGCGGTCCAGGCAGCGCTGAAAGCTGCATTACTGAAAGGATATGAGCGCTATCGTCGGACCCAAGTCCGCAATGATGAGGATTTTCCCGAAGACTACTTTGAAAATTTTGCGGTCAAACTTGACCTGAAAGCTGAAGGGTTTCGGGTGACTGCGACGAAGACGGTGGTGGAGACGGTGGAGGATAGCGATCGCGAAATTCCCCTGGATTTGGCGATTAAAAAGGGCGCAAAAGTCAAACTTGGCGATCGCGTGATTGTGGATGTGACTCCCAATCAAGGAGATTTCGGTCGTCTGGCGGCGTTACAAACCAAAACGGTCCTCACCCAAAAGTTGCAAGAACAGCAGTGCAAATACATTCAAGAGACGTTTGCCGATCGCAAGGGGACCGTTCTTGTGGGTAAGGTCCTCAAAAGTGATGCTCGTGGGGTCGTCTTGGGAGTCAGCGGAGGTGCGGGTCATCCCCTGGTGGAAGCGGAACTTCCCAAATATGAGAAGCTACCCAATGATGACTATCAAGAGGGTGCTCAGTTGAAGGTTTATCTAAAAAAAGTCTTCGATCGCCCTAGTTCTAAACCCATGTTACGGGTGTCCCGCGCCACCAGTTATCTGGTTTCCGGTTTGTTTAGCGATCGCGTTCCAGAAATTCGACAGGCGATCGTTGAAATTAAAGGAGTCGCCCGAGATTCCATCCCCACGAAACCCGATATCGCCCCCCGTACTAAAATCGCGGTCCATTCTCTGGATCCGGAAGTTGATCCGGTGGCAGCTTGTATCGGTAAACTAGGGGAACATCTCAATGCGATCGCCCAGGAAATCCCTGGGGAAAAAATCGAAGTGATTCCCTGGTCCGAAGACCCCGCCACCTATATTGCTAATGCTTTAGCTCCCGCACAAGTGGAAGGGGCGATCGCCCTCGATGTGGAGAATCAATCCGCTGAAGTGCTCGTTCCTCTGGATCAGTTGGCAGTCGCCCTCGGACCCGACGACCAAAATCTCCAACTCGCTTCCCGTCTCACCGAGTGGAAAATCACCCTCAAACCCCTCCCAGAACCCTAG
- a CDS encoding CAP domain-containing protein, which translates to MTTNSEFINQVVALVNQRRALANLPPVALDSQLNRAAQIHAEDMADNDFFSLTGSDGSTTVSRLGAVGYRFSNFQENIAAALPTPEQVVENWFNDPGQRDTLLKPGVDNIGVGYFFLENDTGNFNANHYWSLVVAARAAGSNIVGFNFPNALQGSVGDDTIFGSVSNDTIFGNAGNDRIFGRVGEDILFGNAGNDQLFGEEGNDTLFGGQGEDFLDAGPGNDFLSGDEGNDTLTSESGFNIFEGGSGNDLLGGGINNDTIAGGDGDDLVYAGAGEDNVIGQAGNDIIFGNVGNDILNGGSANDTLYGGQDDDTLYGESGDDLMYGDKGNDQLFGGDGNDQLFGGEGNDTVFGNDGNDAIFGNQGDDTLAGGDGADTIYGGQDNDQLFGDDDNDLLFGDLGNDTVIGGAGNDSIYGGEGNDQLSGQEGEDNIFGNQGRDTLRGGVGNDTLFGGKGEDLLFGEADEDFLSGDLGNDTLFGGTGNDTLLGETGEDLLFGEGGNDTLIGNEGRDTLLGDEGNDFLEGGAENDSLLGGIGNDTILGNEGEDILYGGDGNDQMRGGQENDILFGEAGNDTLVGDEGNDTLIAGDGENVLDGGIDNDSLIGGAGNDTINGGDGADTIVATGGSNVINGDAGNDSILGAAGSDTINGGAGEDLVNGGDGDDVLTGDAGNDFLIGGNGNDTILGGEGSDTLDGGAGEVVVYTGGAGRDFFVLRPGVTATITDFEDGQDKFILTGGLTVSDLLISAPIGESPSDTTIVLAKDTSVVIALLEGIDPAIRNLIITTGDFV; encoded by the coding sequence ATGACAACCAACTCTGAATTTATCAATCAGGTTGTAGCGCTAGTCAATCAACGACGCGCCCTCGCCAATTTGCCGCCCGTGGCCCTTGATTCTCAATTGAATCGAGCCGCCCAAATCCATGCCGAAGATATGGCGGATAACGACTTTTTCAGTCTCACCGGCTCAGATGGCTCCACAACAGTCAGCCGGTTGGGCGCAGTGGGATACCGCTTTAGTAACTTCCAGGAGAATATCGCGGCGGCCCTTCCCACCCCAGAACAAGTCGTCGAAAATTGGTTCAACGATCCCGGACAGCGAGACACCCTCCTCAAACCCGGAGTTGATAATATCGGCGTTGGTTATTTCTTCCTAGAAAACGATACCGGCAACTTTAACGCGAACCATTACTGGAGTTTAGTCGTTGCCGCCCGTGCCGCAGGTAGTAATATTGTGGGATTCAATTTCCCTAACGCCCTCCAAGGCAGCGTCGGTGACGATACCATTTTTGGATCCGTTAGCAACGACACCATTTTTGGTAATGCCGGGAACGACCGAATCTTTGGCCGCGTTGGGGAAGATATCCTCTTTGGGAACGCAGGGAACGATCAACTCTTTGGGGAAGAAGGGAACGATACCCTCTTCGGGGGTCAAGGGGAGGACTTCCTCGATGCTGGACCCGGAAACGATTTTCTCTCCGGAGATGAGGGCAACGATACCCTCACCAGTGAGTCCGGATTCAATATTTTTGAAGGGGGTAGCGGCAACGATCTCCTCGGTGGCGGCATCAACAATGACACCATTGCTGGTGGCGACGGAGATGATCTCGTCTATGCTGGAGCCGGTGAAGATAATGTGATCGGGCAAGCCGGTAATGACATCATCTTTGGCAATGTGGGGAATGACATCCTCAATGGCGGCAGCGCTAACGATACCCTTTACGGGGGCCAAGATGACGATACCCTCTACGGCGAAAGTGGGGACGACCTCATGTACGGCGACAAGGGGAACGACCAACTCTTTGGTGGGGATGGCAACGACCAACTCTTTGGCGGTGAAGGCAACGATACCGTCTTCGGCAATGACGGGAATGATGCCATCTTTGGTAATCAAGGAGATGATACCCTCGCCGGGGGTGATGGTGCTGATACCATCTATGGGGGACAAGATAACGATCAACTCTTTGGGGATGACGACAACGATCTGCTCTTTGGGGACCTCGGTAACGATACCGTGATTGGGGGTGCAGGCAACGATAGCATCTATGGCGGCGAAGGTAACGATCAACTTAGTGGTCAAGAAGGGGAGGACAACATCTTTGGCAACCAGGGCCGCGATACCCTGCGAGGCGGTGTAGGGAACGATACCCTCTTTGGCGGCAAGGGGGAAGACCTGTTATTTGGGGAAGCAGACGAGGATTTCCTCTCTGGGGATTTAGGAAACGATACCCTGTTTGGTGGGACCGGAAATGATACCCTCCTCGGCGAAACTGGGGAGGATTTATTATTTGGCGAAGGAGGCAACGATACCTTAATTGGCAATGAGGGCCGTGATACCCTCTTAGGCGATGAGGGCAATGACTTCCTAGAAGGAGGTGCCGAAAACGATAGTTTACTCGGCGGCATTGGCAACGACACCATTTTGGGGAATGAAGGAGAAGATATCCTCTATGGCGGCGATGGTAATGACCAAATGCGCGGGGGTCAGGAGAATGACATCTTATTTGGAGAAGCAGGCAACGATACCCTCGTTGGCGATGAAGGCAACGATACTCTAATTGCTGGGGATGGGGAGAATGTACTGGATGGTGGTATCGACAACGACAGTCTCATCGGGGGTGCCGGTAACGATACCATCAACGGCGGGGACGGTGCAGATACCATTGTTGCCACCGGAGGCAGCAACGTGATCAACGGCGATGCCGGAAACGATAGTATATTAGGCGCTGCCGGTAGCGATACCATCAACGGTGGTGCTGGGGAGGATCTCGTCAATGGTGGCGATGGGGATGATGTCCTCACGGGAGATGCCGGGAACGATTTCCTCATCGGCGGCAATGGCAATGACACCATTCTCGGTGGTGAAGGCAGCGACACCCTCGATGGGGGTGCTGGGGAAGTTGTGGTTTATACCGGAGGCGCAGGCAGGGACTTCTTTGTATTGCGTCCCGGAGTCACTGCCACCATTACGGATTTTGAGGATGGACAAGATAAGTTTATTCTCACTGGCGGTCTAACAGTCAGTGACTTACTCATTTCTGCACCCATTGGAGAGTCGCCCAGCGACACGACTATTGTCCTGGCGAAGGATACCTCGGTGGTCATTGCTCTCCTCGAAGGCATCGATCCCGCGATCCGCAACCTGATTATTACAACGGGCGATTTTGTCTAA
- a CDS encoding alpha-amylase family glycosyl hydrolase, with protein sequence MQPTSSSKEESLTLGSSPSNIDASTGAEVASQKDEEGNEFEFLFTRAIEFRQETIYFIVVDRFYDGDPTNSEGPNPELFDPSGEDWGKYWGGDLQGIIEKLDYLKSLGITAIWLTPLFEQVEALFVEQAAIHGYWTRDFKRLNPRFIAPDDNPSLNATQDSRDTVFDKLIDELHKRDMKLILDIVCNHSNPDFSGVKGELYDDGVKIADFNDDKESWYHHYGEVTNWEDEWQVQNCELAGLATFNENNITYRNYIKSAIKQWLDRGVDALRVDTVKHMPSWFWQEFNADIQSHKPDVFIFGEWIYNHPNDERSVSFANESGMTILDFGLATAIREVLAVGAAPGFQMIQSIFDQDHKYNTATELITFVDNHDMHRFQTLNPDPDALRLGINLIMTCRGIPCIYYGTEQYLHNDTNGDSNPYGNNDPYNRPMMENWDTDTPIYRDIRLLSGVRRLNPAVSLGSQWSKYLTSDVYAYVRRYRDSVCFVAMNRGEATTIDVHTDLPDGEHTCILTRRKLEVQDGMLHQLELGAKEAVIISHVGERIKGTVLVRAHLNGLSTSVGQYVVVTGDCPELGNWDIHKAYPLEYINSNTWFAEIPFEESAGKAIAYKYAIVYKDEHGNDAALPTRENIVCRRWLLADEGTVKWVDKWAN encoded by the coding sequence ATGCAGCCGACTTCCAGTTCCAAAGAAGAATCTCTCACATTAGGCTCCTCGCCCTCGAATATTGACGCCTCCACCGGGGCTGAAGTCGCGAGCCAAAAAGACGAAGAAGGAAACGAATTTGAGTTTCTCTTCACCCGTGCCATTGAATTTCGTCAAGAAACCATTTATTTCATCGTCGTAGACCGATTTTATGATGGCGACCCCACCAATAGCGAAGGACCGAATCCCGAACTCTTCGACCCCTCTGGAGAAGATTGGGGCAAATACTGGGGCGGCGATTTACAAGGTATCATTGAGAAATTAGACTATCTTAAATCTCTTGGCATCACCGCTATATGGTTAACTCCCCTGTTTGAACAAGTTGAAGCCTTATTTGTCGAACAAGCGGCCATTCACGGCTATTGGACCCGAGATTTTAAACGTCTTAATCCTCGATTTATTGCCCCAGATGATAACCCCTCCCTCAACGCTACCCAAGATAGTCGCGATACAGTTTTTGACAAACTAATTGATGAGTTACACAAACGAGACATGAAACTAATTCTCGATATTGTGTGTAACCATAGTAACCCGGATTTTAGCGGGGTTAAGGGTGAACTTTATGATGATGGGGTAAAAATTGCCGATTTTAATGATGATAAAGAGAGCTGGTATCATCATTATGGGGAAGTGACCAACTGGGAAGATGAATGGCAGGTGCAGAACTGCGAATTAGCGGGGTTGGCTACCTTCAACGAAAACAATATCACCTATCGAAACTACATCAAATCTGCCATTAAACAATGGCTCGATCGCGGTGTGGATGCCTTGCGAGTGGATACGGTTAAACATATGCCAAGCTGGTTTTGGCAGGAGTTTAACGCCGATATCCAGTCTCATAAACCTGATGTATTTATCTTTGGGGAATGGATTTATAACCATCCTAACGACGAGCGATCGGTCAGCTTTGCCAATGAATCGGGAATGACCATTCTGGACTTTGGTTTAGCCACAGCGATTCGAGAAGTATTGGCAGTGGGTGCCGCCCCCGGATTTCAAATGATCCAGTCGATTTTTGACCAGGATCATAAATATAATACCGCTACGGAACTGATTACCTTTGTTGATAATCATGATATGCATCGGTTCCAAACCTTAAACCCGGACCCGGACGCCTTACGCTTGGGGATTAATTTAATTATGACTTGCCGGGGAATTCCCTGCATCTATTACGGGACCGAGCAGTATCTGCATAACGATACCAATGGGGATAGCAACCCTTACGGCAATAACGACCCCTACAACCGTCCCATGATGGAAAACTGGGATACAGATACTCCGATTTATCGGGATATTCGCTTACTCTCCGGGGTGCGTCGTCTGAATCCGGCTGTTTCCCTGGGCAGTCAATGGAGTAAATATCTCACGTCGGATGTGTATGCCTATGTGCGCAGGTATCGCGATTCAGTTTGTTTTGTGGCGATGAATCGTGGGGAAGCAACCACCATTGATGTGCACACGGATTTACCTGATGGTGAACATACCTGCATTTTGACGCGGCGCAAACTGGAAGTGCAGGATGGAATGTTACATCAGTTAGAACTAGGCGCTAAAGAGGCAGTCATCATCAGTCATGTTGGAGAACGGATTAAGGGGACCGTCTTAGTGCGAGCGCATTTGAATGGACTTTCCACCAGCGTGGGTCAATATGTTGTGGTTACGGGAGATTGTCCAGAATTGGGGAATTGGGATATTCACAAAGCCTATCCTCTGGAGTATATCAACTCGAATACCTGGTTTGCCGAAATCCCCTTTGAGGAAAGTGCCGGAAAGGCGATCGCCTATAAATATGCGATCGTGTATAAAGACGAACATGGCAACGATGCCGCACTCCCCACCCGAGAAAACATCGTCTGTCGTCGCTGGTTATTAGCCGATGAAGGCACAGTGAAATGGGTGGACAAGTGGGCAAATTGA
- a CDS encoding GH3 family domain-containing protein, whose amino-acid sequence MRSIIKLFCFLLGVYAHKFSQALQIPRRSQRAVQQQIYRNFLCSDYGKSLDLTSDPKASLNQQWNQIPIVDYEDIKAWIEHANPTSNLELEEPDNQTSLPGKSLTPEPILFYEKTSGSRGPAKWIPYTQSLRSSFNSMFCVWVHDLIQNGPKFETGKFYFCISPQLKDPQAITEISGGLADDSEYLDGWLRALLSLVLVAPPRLKHLQNPDEFKEQLSLELLCEDRLEAISIWSPSFLKVLLDYMETHRESLIEKLGQKISRQRAQQLRLSPIPWTEIWPKLKLISCWDSSHSREQAEFLRKLFPGVMVQGKGLLATEAPMTIPLIAAQGFVPLINEVFFEFEDDHQKIYKLHEIKQGEEYTLIISQKGGLYRYRIGDRIRVTHFYHKTPCLEFLGRDRSISDLVGEKLSETFVQTVLEDLCLKTTFFKTLVPVTQPVAHYLLLLDEAQDPPEAIAQRLDRELMRSPHYRHARLLGQLAPPRVFISKKIPHALIRYQTQSGKKWGDLKPEILATAPIESQLLQELETLANSRLIPEVPSDFQLCRSF is encoded by the coding sequence ATGCGTTCTATTATCAAACTTTTTTGTTTTCTGCTCGGGGTGTATGCCCATAAATTTTCCCAAGCCTTACAAATTCCTCGGAGGTCTCAGCGGGCCGTCCAACAACAAATTTATCGAAATTTTCTATGCAGTGATTATGGTAAATCCCTGGATTTAACCTCCGATCCAAAAGCTTCCTTAAATCAGCAATGGAATCAGATTCCGATTGTAGACTATGAGGATATTAAAGCCTGGATAGAACACGCTAATCCCACATCCAACTTGGAACTGGAGGAACCCGATAACCAGACTTCCTTGCCGGGAAAGTCTCTGACTCCTGAACCAATTTTATTTTATGAAAAAACCTCGGGGAGTCGGGGACCCGCTAAATGGATTCCCTATACTCAATCCCTGCGTTCTAGCTTCAACTCCATGTTTTGTGTGTGGGTGCATGACCTGATTCAGAATGGACCTAAATTTGAGACGGGGAAGTTTTATTTTTGTATTTCCCCCCAACTAAAAGACCCCCAAGCTATCACGGAAATATCTGGGGGTTTGGCGGATGATTCTGAATATTTAGATGGGTGGTTGCGGGCTTTACTCAGTTTGGTATTAGTTGCACCGCCTCGATTGAAACACCTACAAAACCCCGATGAATTCAAAGAACAGTTAAGTTTAGAACTGTTATGCGAAGACCGCTTAGAAGCCATTTCCATTTGGAGTCCCAGCTTTCTGAAAGTGCTGTTAGATTATATGGAAACCCATCGCGAGTCACTCATCGAGAAATTAGGTCAGAAAATCTCTCGCCAACGCGCCCAACAGTTGAGGTTATCGCCGATTCCCTGGACTGAAATTTGGCCGAAACTGAAACTGATTTCCTGTTGGGATAGTAGTCACTCGCGGGAACAGGCGGAATTTCTGCGAAAACTGTTTCCCGGGGTGATGGTACAGGGGAAAGGATTGCTGGCAACAGAAGCGCCGATGACAATTCCCTTGATTGCAGCCCAGGGATTTGTTCCCCTGATCAATGAAGTGTTTTTTGAATTTGAGGATGATCACCAAAAGATTTATAAACTCCATGAGATTAAACAGGGGGAAGAATATACTCTGATTATTTCTCAAAAAGGGGGGTTGTATCGTTATCGGATCGGCGATCGCATTCGAGTCACCCATTTTTATCACAAAACCCCCTGTTTAGAATTCCTAGGACGCGATCGCAGCATCAGCGATTTAGTCGGGGAAAAGCTCTCCGAAACCTTTGTCCAAACCGTCCTCGAAGACTTATGCTTAAAAACCACCTTTTTCAAAACCCTCGTCCCCGTGACCCAGCCCGTTGCCCATTATCTATTGTTACTGGATGAAGCCCAAGACCCACCGGAGGCGATCGCCCAACGGTTAGATCGTGAACTCATGCGATCGCCCCATTATCGCCATGCCCGCTTATTAGGACAACTCGCCCCTCCCCGCGTCTTCATCTCCAAAAAAATCCCCCACGCCTTAATCCGATATCAGACCCAATCCGGCAAAAAATGGGGGGATCTCAAACCTGAAATTTTGGCAACGGCACCCATTGAAAGCCAACTCTTGCAGGAATTAGAAACCCTAGCCAATTCCCGTTTGATTCCCGAGGTCCCCTCGGACTTCCAACTTTGTCGGTCCTTTTAG